Proteins from a single region of Sediminitomix flava:
- the porX gene encoding T9SS response regulator signal transducer PorX has product MTNQNYNILWADDEIDLLKPHILFLEQKGCSITPVNSGGDAVDLCQSTFFDLIFLDENMPGMTGLETLEAIKQFRPNTPVVMITKSEEEYIMEEAIGAKIADYLIKPINPSQILLSIKKLLDTKRIVTQKTNLSYQQEFQSISSAIGDELDHEDWADLYKKLIHWDLEINQTEHKSMGDVMQMQKTEANVNFTKFIKANYLDWITGDNEEKPIFSDQLIKEKVIPHLSDERPLFFFLIDNLRLDQWKELEPLISEYFTFEEDTTYFSILPTTTSYARNAIFAGMSPLDISQKLPEYWVSDNEEEGKNNYESELLGLQLKKYRPQTKYSYNKIIHTQQSKQVLESLPNLMNNDLNAIVINFVDMLSHARTDLQMMKTLAPDEAAYRSLTKSWFLHSIWFEMLKFLANKDVEVIITTDHGTVRVQKPQKIVGDRNTNTNLRYKQGKSLNYDRKHVFGVADPEEIGLPKQEVSSSYAFASEDQFFAYPNNYNHYVKYYKDTFQHGGISLEEMIIPFVRMKPKN; this is encoded by the coding sequence ATGACAAATCAAAATTATAACATTCTTTGGGCTGACGATGAAATTGATTTATTGAAGCCTCATATTTTATTCTTAGAGCAAAAAGGTTGTTCTATTACTCCTGTTAATTCGGGAGGCGATGCCGTTGATTTATGTCAATCTACATTTTTTGATCTAATTTTTCTAGATGAAAATATGCCTGGAATGACCGGGCTTGAAACATTAGAAGCCATCAAGCAATTCAGACCAAACACTCCTGTAGTTATGATCACTAAGAGTGAAGAGGAATACATCATGGAGGAAGCTATTGGGGCTAAAATTGCAGATTATTTAATCAAACCAATTAATCCTAGCCAAATTCTATTGTCTATTAAAAAACTTCTTGACACAAAAAGAATCGTCACTCAAAAGACAAATTTAAGCTATCAACAAGAATTTCAAAGCATTAGCAGTGCTATTGGCGATGAACTAGATCATGAAGATTGGGCTGATTTATATAAAAAACTAATTCATTGGGATTTAGAAATTAATCAGACTGAACACAAAAGCATGGGCGATGTAATGCAAATGCAAAAAACAGAAGCAAATGTAAACTTCACCAAATTCATTAAAGCTAATTATTTAGATTGGATTACTGGTGATAATGAAGAGAAACCTATCTTTTCTGATCAATTAATTAAGGAAAAAGTTATCCCACATCTTTCGGATGAAAGGCCTTTATTCTTTTTCTTAATTGATAACCTCCGTTTGGATCAATGGAAAGAATTAGAACCTCTTATTTCAGAGTACTTTACTTTTGAAGAGGACACTACTTACTTCTCTATTCTTCCAACTACAACATCATATGCCAGAAATGCCATATTCGCAGGAATGTCACCATTAGACATTAGTCAAAAATTGCCAGAATATTGGGTGTCTGATAATGAAGAAGAGGGGAAAAACAACTATGAATCTGAATTGCTAGGGCTACAACTCAAAAAATACAGACCACAAACAAAGTATTCTTACAATAAAATTATTCATACTCAGCAGAGTAAACAGGTTTTGGAAAGCCTTCCAAACTTGATGAATAACGACTTAAATGCAATTGTCATCAATTTTGTAGACATGCTATCTCATGCCCGTACAGATCTGCAAATGATGAAAACGTTAGCTCCTGATGAAGCGGCATATCGTAGTCTTACAAAATCGTGGTTTTTGCATTCAATTTGGTTTGAAATGCTTAAGTTTTTAGCCAATAAAGATGTTGAAGTGATCATTACTACAGATCATGGAACGGTTCGTGTTCAGAAACCACAGAAAATTGTTGGCGATAGAAATACAAATACTAACCTTAGATATAAGCAGGGAAAAAGTCTGAATTACGATCGTAAACATGTGTTTGGAGTAGCAGACCCTGAAGAAATTGGTCTACCGAAGCAAGAAGTCTCTTCTTCATATGCTTTTGCGTCTGAAGATCAATTCTTCGCTTACCCAAACAACTATAATCATTATGTGAAGTACTACAAAGATACATTCCAACATGGCGGTATTTCTCTAGAAGAAATGATAATCCCTTTTGTTAGAATGAA
- a CDS encoding DUF4178 domain-containing protein → MNESNIQLYQELEDLPQSIVKTILKLPEGIQKEFRVLYQQRRKTIFGVYFFHVLVGGSFGYLNNWVIQLVFWLTLFGGFGIGWLIALPILPFLVRKENKRIARKTLTELLVKHNYHLKKGERSTSSVYTSAFNPRNIRRDHDFDPSRITIDQLKTKDLFDFDLKTWAIISEAQFDYENAESERCLSVMSGIETAFVYWKRIGEHLQVAFAKPENLFKIDADILKKLEEDKVPPNILPFKGKQYYREPGLQGLYFKAENSITKSEKCKVWIYWDDDRKSFIRLEQIGKSQLTAYHGMLELEERFSDLLPASIR, encoded by the coding sequence ATGAATGAATCAAACATCCAGTTATATCAAGAGCTCGAAGATTTACCTCAAAGTATTGTTAAAACAATTTTAAAGTTGCCTGAGGGGATTCAGAAAGAGTTTAGAGTTCTTTATCAGCAAAGAAGAAAGACAATTTTTGGGGTGTACTTTTTCCATGTACTTGTTGGAGGAAGTTTTGGGTATTTGAATAATTGGGTTATTCAGTTAGTTTTTTGGCTTACTTTATTTGGTGGATTTGGTATAGGATGGTTGATTGCATTACCTATTTTACCTTTTTTGGTAAGGAAAGAAAATAAACGAATAGCACGTAAGACCCTAACAGAATTACTTGTCAAGCATAACTATCATTTGAAAAAAGGTGAAAGATCGACTTCTTCTGTGTATACCTCAGCATTTAATCCTAGAAATATTCGGAGAGATCATGACTTTGATCCATCAAGAATCACTATTGATCAATTAAAGACGAAAGATCTTTTTGACTTCGATCTCAAGACATGGGCGATCATTTCAGAAGCTCAATTTGATTATGAAAATGCCGAGTCTGAAAGATGTTTGAGTGTTATGTCAGGTATCGAGACAGCGTTTGTGTATTGGAAAAGAATAGGAGAACACCTGCAGGTAGCGTTTGCAAAACCAGAAAATCTATTTAAAATTGATGCCGACATATTGAAGAAATTGGAAGAAGATAAAGTACCTCCAAATATATTACCATTCAAAGGAAAACAATATTATAGAGAACCAGGTCTTCAAGGTCTTTATTTTAAAGCTGAAAATTCAATCACAAAATCGGAGAAGTGTAAGGTTTGGATTTATTGGGATGATGATCGGAAGAGTTTTATTAGACTTGAGCAAATTGGAAAAAGTCAACTCACTGCTTATCATGGAATGCTTGAGCTTGAAGAAAGATTTTCAGATTTATTACCTGCTTCAATTCGGTAA
- a CDS encoding T9SS type A sorting domain-containing protein has product MNQFHTKIKLKTIIFSLLLSFLSSSLFAAEMVVTGIYQGTNLYIENPQDESGIFCITELLINDELVESIPKKTAFELDLSHLEEGKPITIKIFHHTHCQPRLLNPNAIQKKGFFEFVKIDADQDFLSWETTGESLNGVFYLLKFEHNEWKNLKVLPGKESDRNNLYQAEASHHSGVNRYKIKYLENSGKIHFSNEMVFEAENEKVTFYPKRVNEELNFSHPVKFRILDKHGKEISKGNGIKVDCKNLNSGMYYVCFDNQTEKFFKK; this is encoded by the coding sequence ATGAACCAATTTCATACTAAGATTAAGCTAAAGACTATCATTTTTTCTCTACTCTTATCATTCTTAAGTAGTTCTCTGTTTGCTGCCGAAATGGTAGTTACAGGGATTTATCAGGGAACCAACTTATACATCGAAAATCCTCAGGATGAATCGGGTATATTTTGTATCACAGAGTTGTTAATCAATGATGAATTAGTGGAGTCTATTCCTAAAAAAACAGCCTTCGAATTAGACCTAAGTCATTTAGAAGAAGGTAAACCCATTACTATTAAAATCTTTCATCACACCCATTGTCAACCTAGATTACTCAACCCAAATGCAATTCAGAAAAAGGGATTTTTCGAATTTGTAAAAATTGATGCAGACCAAGATTTCTTATCATGGGAAACAACTGGTGAGTCTCTAAATGGTGTTTTCTATCTTCTGAAGTTCGAACACAACGAGTGGAAAAACCTTAAAGTCCTTCCAGGAAAAGAAAGTGATAGAAATAACCTTTATCAAGCAGAGGCCTCACATCACTCTGGTGTAAACCGTTACAAAATCAAATACCTTGAAAACTCTGGTAAAATCCACTTCTCTAATGAAATGGTTTTTGAAGCTGAGAACGAAAAAGTTACATTTTACCCGAAAAGAGTTAATGAAGAATTAAACTTCTCTCACCCTGTAAAGTTTCGTATTCTTGACAAACACGGGAAAGAAATTTCAAAAGGAAACGGAATCAAAGTGGATTGTAAAAATCTAAATAGTGGAATGTATTACGTTTGCTTTGATAACCAAACAGAAAAATTCTTCAAGAAGTAA